Proteins found in one Balaenoptera musculus isolate JJ_BM4_2016_0621 chromosome 4, mBalMus1.pri.v3, whole genome shotgun sequence genomic segment:
- the CCDC54 gene encoding LOW QUALITY PROTEIN: coiled-coil domain-containing protein 54 (The sequence of the model RefSeq protein was modified relative to this genomic sequence to represent the inferred CDS: deleted 1 base in 1 codon; substituted 1 base at 1 genomic stop codon), translated as MYKLHTKRVKAAAGQMWNSNFSKIRQSLKNAYHTCKTQHPNSIRYPTTISYDCDQDDVNADEEVNVIVMLRDIKTAQIEILRQVTDIVGPVPKIQERTDFYQKQMEVLETRMNVSEDKQCTITKDIFSLKEDIDALKKKVTELENQNSCSNIHCLEVLDGEKGKEIIELLHKLIQPETLKNTLASTDSEISAEPEKVPSYPKPTDHLEEKTISPQIKALKKSNHXNALRSFQKAKSNICIYPDFNTWIKLTFVRGGKWRFFLSATKLEKFIQWLLCRPAIPPEEPLVITQRYCPLTGPIVSLTTICLSVFNYIYCLFGSSKEEVTRLQSNFLLCLVQNKCNLAIPSTHTSLWLL; from the exons ATGTACAAACTTCACACCAAAAGGGTAAAAGCTGCTGCTGGGCAGATGTGGAATTCAAATTTCTCCAAGATCAGACAATCTCT aaaaaatgcttaccaTACATGTAAGACCCAGCACCCAAATTCAATTAGATATCCAACTACGATTTCCTATGATTGTGATCAAGATGACGTAAACGCTGATGAAGAAGTGAATGTTATAGTAATGCTCCGAGATATTAAAACTGCCCAGATTGAAATCCTCAGGCAAGTGACTGACATTGTGGGTCCAGTACCAAAAATCCAGGAAAGGACTGACTTTTATCAGAAGCAAATGGAGGTACTGGAAACCAGAATGAATGTTAGTGAAGACAAACAGTGCACAATAACTAAAGATATCTTCTCTCTGAAGGAAGACATTGATGCTTTAAAGAAAAAGGTGACAGAATTGGAAAACCAGAATTCTTGCTCCAATATACATTGTTTAGAGGTTCTGGATGGAGAAAAGGGTAAAGAGATCATAGAACTTCTTCACAAACTCATACAACCAGAAACTTTGAAGAACACATTGGCCTCTACAGACTCT GAAATCTCAGCAGAACCAGAGAAAGTGCCCAGTTATCCCAAGCCCACTGATCATCTTGAGGAAAAAAcaatttctccccaaattaaaGCTCTGAAGAAAAGTAATCATTAAAATGCATTAAGAAGCTTTCAAAAAGCAAAGTCAAATATTTGTATTTACCCAGACTTTAATACATGGATCAAGCTAACTTTTGTCCGTGGAGGAAAGTGGAGATTTTTCCTCAGTGCAACCAAGTTAGAGAAATTCATCCAGTGGCTTCTTTGTAGGCCAGCCATCCCTCCTGAGGAGCCACTAGTCATAACCCAGAGATATTGTCCACTCACTGGGCCTATTGTAAGCTTGACCACAATCTGTCTCTCTGTTTTCAACTATATTTACTGTCTTTTTGGTTCCTCGAAAGAGGAAGTAACTCGACTACAGAGTAATTTTCTGCTTTGCTTGGTACAAAATAAATGTAACCTGGCCATTCCAAGCACTCACACATCTTTGTGGTTGCTGTGA